In bacterium, one DNA window encodes the following:
- a CDS encoding alpha-amylase family glycosyl hydrolase: MARLVIREVNLLAAVRQFDPDGRINSLDAIPDTELDRWCTLPLTHIWGMGLWRRSPAGRLIAIAHEGLRRDYFNALPDWKEDDVAGSPYSIQSYEPCECLGSLTSLLRFRHRLAERGLGFILDFVPNHLAIDHPWVKQYPGYFISRGEIEPGQTPPPGWFEVHTTQGVKWLANGRDPYFPAWTDTAQLDFRQIDTREAMIRELLKIAELCDGVRCDMAMLVLNPIFKQTWGGNFDYVPEFWSQAIDAVRAIKPSFLFLAEAYWGTENRLIELGFDAVYDKDFMDRAVYGNTNELRSTLPERRAWGVRRLRFLENHDEARIASRVPPEQLPVLSALLWMQPGYILWHEGQEYGAKVKLPVQLTRRPVEPVLLEQAAFCTDCGRWLREFPFEYAFSQIIGVNPSGQNDDTYKKMVPILWWAGNRRLLWIGNLSSVVASGRVPLHISGIAGRTVRLRDIRDNTEYERDGDEMLGIGLFIQLPPDGMHWFEMTTVFE; encoded by the coding sequence ATGGCACGTCTCGTCATCCGCGAAGTAAATCTGCTCGCCGCTGTCCGGCAATTCGATCCGGATGGGAGAATCAACTCTCTGGACGCAATTCCCGATACTGAGTTAGACCGTTGGTGTACATTACCGTTAACACACATTTGGGGTATGGGACTTTGGCGGCGTTCACCGGCAGGACGATTAATTGCTATCGCACATGAAGGATTGCGGCGTGACTATTTCAATGCGCTGCCTGATTGGAAAGAAGACGATGTCGCCGGTTCCCCCTATTCGATTCAATCCTATGAGCCATGCGAATGCTTAGGTTCGCTGACTTCCTTGTTACGCTTTCGGCATCGGCTTGCGGAGCGCGGGCTTGGTTTTATTCTTGATTTTGTACCCAACCATCTTGCGATCGATCACCCATGGGTCAAACAGTATCCCGGGTACTTTATCTCACGCGGTGAAATTGAACCGGGACAAACCCCACCTCCCGGGTGGTTTGAAGTACATACCACACAAGGGGTGAAATGGTTAGCAAATGGTCGCGACCCCTACTTCCCAGCTTGGACCGACACCGCTCAGCTTGATTTTCGGCAGATTGATACCCGCGAGGCAATGATTCGTGAGTTGTTAAAAATTGCAGAGCTTTGCGATGGTGTCCGCTGCGATATGGCAATGCTGGTGCTTAATCCGATTTTCAAGCAAACTTGGGGTGGTAATTTTGATTACGTGCCGGAATTCTGGTCGCAGGCAATCGATGCTGTCAGGGCAATCAAACCTTCCTTTCTCTTTCTTGCTGAAGCGTATTGGGGCACGGAAAACCGATTGATCGAATTGGGGTTCGATGCGGTTTACGATAAAGATTTCATGGATCGTGCGGTGTATGGTAATACGAACGAATTACGTTCCACCCTCCCGGAACGCCGGGCATGGGGTGTCCGCCGGTTACGGTTTCTTGAAAATCATGATGAGGCAAGAATCGCATCAAGAGTTCCCCCGGAACAATTACCGGTACTCTCAGCTTTACTTTGGATGCAACCCGGCTACATTTTGTGGCATGAAGGGCAGGAGTATGGCGCAAAAGTCAAGTTACCTGTGCAACTAACTCGCCGACCGGTTGAACCGGTATTACTGGAACAGGCAGCATTCTGTACTGATTGTGGCCGCTGGTTGCGGGAGTTTCCTTTTGAGTACGCTTTCTCACAAATAATCGGTGTCAATCCTTCTGGTCAAAATGACGACACCTATAAAAAAATGGTTCCGATTCTTTGGTGGGCGGGAAATCGCCGATTGTTGTGGATTGGAAACCTTTCATCAGTTGTCGCGAGCGGACGAGTGCCTCTCCACATATCCGGCATTGCGGGAAGAACCGTTCGACTTCGCGACATCCGCGACAATACCGAATACGAACGTGACGGGGATGAGATGCTTGGCATTGGATTGTTCATTCAATTACCACCCGATGGGATGCATTGGTTTGAAATGACCACTGTGTTTGAGTAG